A genomic segment from Spinacia oleracea cultivar Varoflay chromosome 3, BTI_SOV_V1, whole genome shotgun sequence encodes:
- the LOC110785416 gene encoding 54S ribosomal protein L51, mitochondrial, which translates to MSLRGVWQLQKLIVSYCDWGGSSRGIRAFMETHLPSIQESNPRVEVVTELIRGQHPHLKAFYRNKNERVVCVKNMTQEDVLLHATRLRNALGRKVIKLKTRHVTKHPSVQGTWTTALKL; encoded by the exons ATGTCGCTCAGGGGAGTTTGGCAGCTTCAGAAACTGATTGTTAGCTACTGCGATTGGGGAGGCAGCAGCAGAGGCATCAG GGCATTCATGGAAACACATTTGCCATCAATTCAGGAGAGCAACCCACGGGTAGAGGTCGTTACAGAACTCATTCGTGGACAGCATCCTCATCTAAAGGCTTTCTACC GAAACAAGAACGAACGAGTGGTTTGTGTGAAGAACATGACTCAAGAAGACGTACTGCTGCATGCAACAAGGTTGAGGAATGCTTTGGGGAGGAAGGTGATTAAATTGAAGACAAGACATGTCACAAAGCACCCTAGTGTACAAGGCACCTGGACAACTGCTCTGAAACTATAA
- the LOC110785417 gene encoding (DL)-glycerol-3-phosphatase 2, giving the protein MVNSAVDAAASVPTKPAITHVIFDMDGLLLDTEKFYTEVQEQILARYNKTFDWSLKARMMGKKAIEAARIFVEETGISDSLSAEDFIVERESMLQSMFPTSELMPGVERLIKHLHAHQVPICVATGSHKRHFELKTQRHTELFALMHHIVTGDDPEVKQGKPSPDVFLAAARRFEGGPIDSKLCLVFEDAPSGVQAAKNAEMSVIMVPDPRLDSSYHAVADQVLKSLTDLNPAEWGLPPFESAAC; this is encoded by the exons ATGGTCAACTCCGCCGTGGATGCCGCCGCTTCAGTTCCGACGAAGCCCGCAATCACCCACGTTATATTTGACATGGATGGTCTCTTACTAG ATACTGAGAAGTTTTATACAGAAGTTCAGGAACAGATACTAGCTAGATACAATAAAACTTTTGATTGGTCTCTCAAAGCAAGAATGATGGGGAAAAAAGCAATAGAAGCTGCTAGGATATTTGTTGAAGAGACTGGAATAAGTGACTCCCTTTCAGCTGAGGACTTCATTGTAGAAAGGGAGTCAATGCTGCAGAGCATGTTTCCGACGAGTGAGCTAATGCCAG GGGTCGAAAGATTGATCAAACATTTGCATGCACATCAAGTGCCAATCTGTGTCGCTACTGG GTCCCACAAACGGCATTTTGAGCTGAAAACTCAAAGACATACAGAACTATTTGCTTTAATGCATCATATCGTTACCGGAGATGATCCAGAAGTTAAGCAAGGAAAGCCATCTCCTGATGTATTTTTGGCAGCTGCCAGAAGATTTGAG GGTGGACCTATAGACTCAAAGCTTTGTCTTGTATTTGAAGATGCACCCTCAGGAGTTCAAGCTGCCAAAAATGCTGAAAT GTCTGTGATTATGGTTCCTGATCCAAGGTTGGATAGTTCTTATCACGCAGTTGCTGATCAGGTTCTGAAATCTTTAACAGACTTGAATCCTGCAGAATGGGGCTTGCCTCCATTTGAAAGTGCAGCATGCTAA
- the LOC110785386 gene encoding (DL)-glycerol-3-phosphatase 2, producing MAQSHLMFHQNIRLLKEVPHFACSSLPKRNEVIRYPIIIYPQNSPICCTIRRQSLRRSSCTTPAMANSAVNAAASVPSKPTITHVLFDMDGLLLDTEKFYGEVQEHILARYNKTFDWSLKARMMGMKAIEAARIFVEETGISDCLSAEDFIVEREAMLETMFPTSELMPGVERLIKHLHAHQVPICVATSSHKRHFELKTQRHTELFALMHHIVTGDDPEVKQGKPSPDVFLAAARRFEGGPVNSKRCLVFEDAPAGVEAAKNAEMSVVMIPDPRLDSSYHAVADEVLKSLTDFNPAEWGLPPFESATC from the exons ATGGCTCAAAGTCATCTTATGTTCCACCAAAACATAAGATTGCTAAAAGAAGTCCCTCATTTTGCATGTAGTTCCCTCCCCAAAAGAAACGAGGTCATTAGATATCCGATTATAATTTACCCACAAAACAGTCCAATTTGCTGCACAATTCGGCGTCAATCACTCCGACGAAGCAGTTGCACAACCCCAGCAATGGCCAACTCCGCCGTGAATGCCGCCGCTTCAGTTCCTTCGAAGCCCACTATCACTCACGTTTTATTTGACATGGATGGTCTTTTACTAG ATACTGAGAAGTTCTATGGAGAAGTTCAGGAACATATACTGGCTAGATACAATAAAACATTTGACTGGTCTCTCAAAGCAAGAATGATGGGAATGAAAGCAATAGAAGCTGCTAGGATCTTTGTTGAAGAGACTGGAATAAGTGACTGTCTTTCAGCTGAGGACTTCATTGTAGAAAGGGAGGCAATGCTGGAGACCATGTTTCCAACGAGTGAGCTAATGCCAG GGGTAGAAAGATTGATCAAACATTTGCATGCACACCAAGTGCCAATCTGTGTTGCCACTAG CTCCCACAAACGGCATTTTGAGCTGAAAACTCAAAGACATACAGAACTATTTGCTTTAATGCATCATATTGTTACTGGAGATGACCCAGAAGTCAAGCAAGGAAAGCCATCTCCTGATGTATTTTTGGCAGCTGCCAGAAGATTTGAA GGTGGACCTGTAAATTCAAAGCGTTGTCTTGTATTTGAAGATGCACCAGCAGGAGTTGAAGCTGCTAAAAATGCTGAAAT GTCTGTGGTTATGATTCCTGATCCAAGGTTGGACAGCTCGTATCACGCTGTTGCTGATGAGGTTCTGAAATCTTTAACGGACTTCAATCCTGCAGAATGGGGCTTGCCTCCTTTCGAAAGTGCAACATGCTAa